In Microbacterium foliorum, the following proteins share a genomic window:
- a CDS encoding phosphatase PAP2 family protein gives MRRRTLLWTGTGMLVAATLLGAAIVFGYTEPPGFDTWWNETVSASRSDWMLSFALLLDHIGGGWIAILLVPLLLIVALLIARRWQAAVFAAVAFLVSAGAVQLLKHLFGRARPEDMIVASDFGSFPSGHAANAATIAMVLWLVFPRVWTAILGIAWVVAMAISRTLLSVHWATDTLGGALVGAGVVLVLGAWLLPWVQSATGRRDPAVASVG, from the coding sequence ATGAGAAGACGAACGCTGCTGTGGACGGGAACAGGGATGCTCGTCGCGGCGACGCTCCTCGGAGCGGCGATCGTGTTCGGATACACAGAGCCACCAGGATTCGACACCTGGTGGAATGAGACGGTCAGCGCGTCGCGCTCCGACTGGATGCTGTCGTTCGCTCTGCTGCTCGATCACATCGGCGGGGGCTGGATCGCGATCCTGCTCGTGCCGCTGCTGCTGATCGTCGCGCTCCTGATCGCCCGGCGATGGCAGGCTGCCGTGTTCGCCGCCGTGGCGTTTCTCGTGAGCGCCGGTGCAGTGCAGCTGCTCAAACACCTGTTCGGCCGCGCGCGTCCGGAGGACATGATCGTGGCGAGCGACTTCGGTTCATTCCCCTCGGGGCATGCAGCCAACGCCGCGACGATCGCGATGGTGCTGTGGCTCGTGTTCCCGCGAGTGTGGACCGCGATTCTGGGCATAGCGTGGGTCGTGGCGATGGCCATCTCGCGCACGCTGCTCTCGGTGCACTGGGCCACCGACACGCTCGGCGGGGCGCTGGTCGGGGCCGGCGTGGTGCTGGTGCTCGGGGCGTGGCTGCTGCCGTGGGTGCAGTCGGCGACGGGGCGGCGCGATCCTGCGGTCGCCTCGGTAGGCTGA